Proteins from a single region of Chloroherpeton thalassium ATCC 35110:
- the ppk1 gene encoding polyphosphate kinase 1, whose amino-acid sequence MQEEERFFDRELSWLSFNGRVLQEAKDPSVPLYERIKFLAIYSSNLDEFFRVRVASLRGLKALKKKKQKKLGIDAKEVLSEIHAMVEEQQNAFGKIYRREILPLLGACGIHLIEKPISSEQEKFVATYFQENVRPLLAPVFLHRHEPAPFLQNKALYFAIALLTREKQPLEHHALVEIPSGELPRFVMLPSEGREVAIMFLDDIIRESLPELFPEYEVAYAHSIKLTRDAELYIDDEFSGDLIEKIKKGLGKRKTGAPCRFLFDSDMPRNMLHLLMEILLLDEEDIVPGGRYHNYNDFFSFPNPGYETLAYLPQPPLAHPELNLARSFFEQISEKDVLLHFPYQTYDIVLKLLAEATLDQNVEEIFITLYRVNSTSEVVAELLRALENGKKVTVFVEVKARFDEETNFYWADALKCAGARVLFSMPGWKVHAKVCLITRREEGNVQRYAYLATGNFNEKTARIYTDHALLTKHDGITADAAKTFDALLKGELYPDKDDFHFEHLLVAPYNLRSRFLSLIQNEIENAKLGKPAYMILKMNSLEDSEMIEALYAASQAGVKIRLIVRGIFRLIPGIEGFSDNIEAQSIIDRFLEHGRIYIFANGGDEKIFAASADWMTRNLSRRVEVAFPIYDERLKMEIRDIVNLQLADNQKTRILDAEQQNKYRKPKGDEPKVRAQTDIYRYLKEKLED is encoded by the coding sequence ATGCAAGAGGAAGAACGCTTTTTTGATCGAGAGCTGAGTTGGCTTTCGTTTAATGGTCGTGTTTTGCAAGAAGCCAAAGATCCTTCCGTGCCGCTTTATGAGCGCATCAAATTTTTAGCCATTTATTCTTCAAATCTTGACGAATTTTTCCGCGTTCGTGTGGCCTCGCTGCGAGGATTAAAAGCGCTTAAGAAGAAAAAACAAAAGAAGTTAGGCATCGATGCCAAAGAAGTTCTGAGCGAAATTCACGCGATGGTTGAAGAGCAGCAAAATGCGTTCGGGAAAATTTACCGGCGCGAAATTTTGCCATTGCTCGGTGCTTGTGGCATTCATCTGATTGAAAAACCGATCAGCAGCGAGCAAGAAAAGTTTGTGGCCACTTATTTTCAAGAAAATGTGCGTCCGCTGTTAGCGCCGGTTTTTCTTCATCGCCACGAGCCAGCGCCGTTTTTGCAAAACAAAGCGCTTTATTTTGCGATTGCATTGCTCACGCGCGAAAAGCAGCCGCTCGAGCATCACGCGCTCGTTGAAATTCCGAGCGGCGAACTGCCACGATTTGTGATGTTGCCAAGCGAAGGCCGTGAAGTTGCTATCATGTTTCTCGATGATATCATCCGCGAAAGCTTGCCCGAGCTTTTTCCTGAATATGAAGTGGCCTACGCGCACTCGATTAAGCTCACGCGCGACGCCGAGCTTTACATCGACGATGAATTTTCCGGCGACTTGATTGAGAAAATCAAAAAAGGGTTAGGCAAACGAAAAACCGGTGCGCCTTGCCGTTTTTTGTTCGATTCCGACATGCCGCGCAACATGCTGCACCTGCTCATGGAAATTTTGCTTTTGGACGAGGAAGATATTGTTCCGGGCGGACGCTATCACAATTATAACGACTTTTTCAGCTTTCCAAATCCGGGTTATGAAACGTTGGCGTATCTCCCGCAACCGCCGTTGGCGCATCCCGAACTCAATTTGGCGCGCTCGTTTTTTGAGCAAATTTCTGAGAAAGATGTGCTGCTGCATTTTCCCTATCAAACCTATGACATTGTGCTGAAGCTGTTAGCTGAAGCAACGCTGGACCAAAACGTGGAAGAAATTTTCATCACGCTTTATCGTGTAAATTCAACTTCTGAAGTGGTGGCTGAGCTATTGCGTGCGCTTGAGAATGGCAAAAAAGTCACTGTGTTTGTGGAAGTAAAAGCGCGCTTCGATGAAGAAACGAATTTTTATTGGGCCGACGCATTGAAGTGTGCCGGCGCTCGTGTGCTGTTTAGCATGCCCGGCTGGAAAGTTCATGCGAAAGTATGCTTGATCACGCGCCGTGAGGAGGGCAACGTTCAGCGCTATGCGTACCTCGCAACCGGAAATTTTAATGAGAAAACCGCCCGCATCTACACAGACCACGCCCTGCTAACCAAGCACGACGGCATCACGGCTGATGCGGCAAAAACCTTCGATGCGCTGCTGAAAGGTGAACTTTACCCTGACAAAGATGATTTTCATTTTGAGCATTTGCTCGTTGCACCTTACAATTTGCGAAGCCGTTTTCTCTCGCTCATTCAAAATGAAATTGAAAATGCGAAGTTGGGAAAACCGGCTTACATGATTTTGAAAATGAATAGCCTGGAAGATTCTGAAATGATTGAGGCGCTTTACGCAGCAAGCCAAGCAGGCGTGAAAATTCGGCTGATTGTGAGGGGGATTTTTCGCTTGATCCCAGGCATCGAAGGGTTCAGCGATAATATCGAAGCGCAGAGCATTATCGATCGTTTTTTGGAACATGGGCGGATTTACATTTTTGCAAACGGTGGCGACGAGAAAATTTTTGCAGCCTCCGCCGATTGGATGACGCGCAACCTGAGTCGCCGTGTGGAAGTTGCTTTTCCAATTTACGACGAGCGGTTGAAAATGGAAATCCGCGACATTGTCAATTTGCAACTGGCCGATAACCAAAAAACGCGCATTTTGGATGCCGAGCAACAAAATAAATATCGCAAACCAAAAGGCGATGAACCCAAAGTGCGTGCGCAAACGGACATTTACCGATATTTAAAGGAAAAGTTAGAGGATTGA
- the ftnA gene encoding non-heme ferritin has translation MLNQTILEKLNKQINLEFYSSNLYLQMSAWCLSKGLDGCGEFLRQHAEEEKTHMYRLFDYVNETGSMAVLGAITAPKTEWASVIDLFQAIYDHECAITKAINGLMGAALAENDYSTANFLQWYVSEQHEEEHLFHSILEKANMIGTEGRGLFMLDREIQKMAAARAAQPQG, from the coding sequence ATGCTAAATCAGACGATTCTTGAGAAATTAAACAAGCAAATCAATCTGGAGTTTTACTCATCTAACCTCTATCTTCAAATGAGCGCGTGGTGCCTTTCAAAAGGCTTGGATGGTTGCGGAGAATTTTTGCGCCAACACGCCGAAGAAGAAAAAACACACATGTATCGCTTGTTTGATTATGTGAATGAAACCGGCTCTATGGCCGTTCTTGGCGCAATTACAGCGCCAAAAACGGAATGGGCCTCCGTCATTGACCTTTTCCAAGCGATTTACGACCATGAATGCGCGATCACCAAAGCAATTAATGGCCTAATGGGCGCGGCTCTTGCGGAAAACGACTATTCCACTGCGAATTTTCTCCAGTGGTATGTCAGCGAGCAGCACGAAGAAGAACATCTTTTCCATTCGATCCTTGAAAAAGCAAATATGATTGGAACAGAAGGACGTGGCTTATTTATGCTCGATAGGGAAATTCAAAAAATGGCAGCGGCAAGAGCAGCTCAACCGCAAGGCTAA
- the secG gene encoding preprotein translocase subunit SecG has product MHTFIVVLAIIVAILLVIVILLQNSKGAGLASGLSAAGSVQTLGVRQTADFLSKATSVLATAFMVLCIIAELTMPSSSDTVQKESVIQKNVPGVPSSSIPLPGDASGEVNTPSETGTPAE; this is encoded by the coding sequence ATGCACACATTTATTGTCGTCTTGGCAATCATTGTTGCAATTCTTTTGGTTATTGTCATTTTGCTCCAAAATAGCAAAGGAGCAGGCCTTGCCAGCGGACTTAGCGCTGCTGGTTCTGTTCAAACGCTCGGCGTTCGACAAACCGCAGATTTCTTGAGCAAAGCTACAAGTGTTCTTGCAACAGCATTTATGGTTTTATGTATCATCGCTGAGCTCACGATGCCATCAAGCTCAGATACAGTTCAAAAGGAAAGCGTTATTCAAAAGAATGTGCCAGGTGTTCCATCATCATCCATTCCGTTACCAGGAGATGCGAGTGGAGAAGTAAACACACCATCAGAAACAGGCACCCCAGCAGAGTAA
- a CDS encoding DUF2905 domain-containing protein, which yields MIDFSKTLILVGLAIAAVGMVLYLAQRVDSSGLGFFSWFGHLPLDFKIEKENFRFYFPLGSSILLSLAVSFVLYILRKISE from the coding sequence ATGATAGACTTTTCAAAAACGCTCATTTTAGTTGGATTGGCAATCGCTGCGGTTGGCATGGTTCTTTATTTGGCGCAACGCGTTGACAGCAGCGGGCTGGGTTTTTTTAGTTGGTTTGGCCATTTGCCACTGGATTTCAAAATTGAAAAGGAAAATTTCCGATTTTATTTTCCACTTGGCTCGTCAATTTTGTTATCATTAGCTGTTAGTTTTGTGTTGTACATTTTAAGAAAAATATCGGAGTAA
- the hisB gene encoding imidazoleglycerol-phosphate dehydratase HisB yields the protein MPKRRARVTRKTKETDIAIELVLDGNGKYEIQSGIRFLDHMLESFSKHSRIDIALTCTGDVDVDDHHSIEDIAIVLGSAISQALGDKRGIQRYGWAIIPMDESLARAAIDLSGRSYLFFDAVFDRPTVSDLSTEMVEHFFFSLAEHLKANIHLEILHGKNTHHKVEALFKSLAVAMREAVKITSNEVLSTKGVI from the coding sequence ATGCCGAAGCGTCGGGCGCGTGTAACGCGAAAAACGAAGGAAACGGACATTGCCATCGAGCTGGTGCTTGACGGCAATGGAAAATATGAGATTCAAAGCGGCATTCGCTTTTTGGATCACATGCTCGAAAGCTTTAGCAAACATTCACGTATTGATATTGCGCTGACCTGCACCGGCGATGTGGATGTGGATGATCACCACTCGATAGAAGATATTGCCATTGTGTTAGGATCGGCCATTAGTCAAGCGTTAGGTGATAAGCGAGGCATTCAGCGCTATGGTTGGGCAATTATTCCAATGGACGAGTCTTTGGCTCGTGCGGCCATTGATCTCAGTGGCCGAAGCTATTTATTTTTTGACGCGGTCTTTGATCGGCCAACCGTCAGCGATTTGTCGACGGAAATGGTTGAGCATTTTTTCTTTTCCTTAGCCGAGCATTTGAAAGCCAACATCCACTTAGAGATTTTGCATGGAAAAAACACCCACCACAAAGTGGAAGCTTTGTTTAAATCGCTTGCGGTTGCGATGCGCGAAGCTGTGAAAATCACCTCGAATGAAGTGCTCTCCACCAAAGGGGTGATATAA
- the gltA gene encoding NADPH-dependent glutamate synthase — protein sequence MSEGKMGKLSAKERMKIHRHEMPEQEAKARCGNFDEVNFGYTPELAMEEALRCIQCKDPVCIEACPVNVKIDEFIGLVAEGKFLDAAQKIKEDNALPAICGRVCPQEDQCEQVCVIGKKSEPVAIGNLERFVADYERNSGNMKLPEVKPATGKKVAVVGSGPAGLTCANDLAQWGHEVTVFEALHELGGVLMYGIPEFRLPKQIVREEIDNLKKLGVKFQTNVVVGRSVTIDELMEEDGFDAVFIGVGAGLPWFMGIPGENLNGVYSANEFLTRVNLMKAYDSNYDSPVFDCKGKNVAVIGGGNTAMDAVRTARRLGAEKVYIIYRRSEKEMPARIEEIKHAKEEGVEFIMLNSPVEFVGDENGWLKGVKCLKMELGEPDESGRRRPVPVKDSEYVIDIDMVVISIGNGSNPLIKQTTPEIGTSKKGTIVVNQETMQTSKKGVYAGGDIVTGGATVILAMGAGRTAAKAIHEELMNVTVNAE from the coding sequence ATGAGTGAAGGAAAAATGGGAAAACTTTCCGCGAAAGAACGCATGAAAATTCATCGGCATGAAATGCCAGAACAAGAAGCGAAAGCGCGCTGCGGCAATTTTGATGAGGTGAATTTCGGATACACCCCAGAGCTTGCCATGGAAGAGGCGCTTCGTTGTATTCAATGTAAAGACCCGGTTTGTATAGAAGCATGCCCTGTAAATGTCAAAATTGATGAGTTTATTGGGCTGGTTGCCGAAGGAAAGTTTTTAGACGCCGCGCAGAAAATTAAAGAAGATAATGCGCTTCCGGCGATTTGCGGCAGAGTTTGCCCGCAGGAAGATCAATGTGAGCAAGTTTGTGTGATCGGTAAAAAATCGGAGCCGGTGGCCATCGGCAATTTAGAGCGTTTTGTGGCGGACTACGAGCGCAACAGCGGCAACATGAAACTTCCTGAAGTGAAACCTGCAACTGGAAAAAAAGTGGCGGTTGTGGGAAGCGGTCCTGCTGGCCTAACTTGCGCGAACGATTTGGCACAATGGGGACATGAGGTGACCGTATTTGAAGCGCTGCATGAATTGGGCGGCGTGCTCATGTATGGCATTCCTGAGTTCCGTTTGCCAAAGCAAATTGTTCGCGAGGAAATAGATAATTTGAAAAAATTGGGCGTGAAGTTCCAAACCAATGTGGTGGTTGGCCGCTCGGTCACGATTGATGAATTGATGGAAGAAGACGGCTTTGATGCCGTGTTTATCGGTGTCGGCGCAGGTTTGCCGTGGTTCATGGGAATTCCTGGAGAAAATCTCAATGGCGTTTATTCCGCAAACGAATTTTTGACCCGAGTCAATTTGATGAAAGCGTATGACTCAAATTATGACTCGCCAGTTTTTGATTGCAAAGGAAAAAATGTTGCGGTAATTGGTGGTGGCAACACGGCAATGGATGCTGTTCGCACCGCGCGCCGTTTGGGCGCTGAGAAGGTGTATATCATTTATCGCCGTTCTGAGAAGGAAATGCCAGCCAGAATAGAGGAAATCAAGCATGCCAAAGAGGAAGGCGTTGAGTTTATCATGCTGAACAGTCCGGTTGAATTTGTGGGTGATGAAAATGGCTGGCTCAAGGGCGTGAAGTGCTTGAAGATGGAACTTGGCGAACCGGATGAATCCGGGCGACGCCGTCCAGTTCCAGTGAAGGATTCGGAATATGTGATCGATATCGATATGGTGGTGATTTCAATTGGCAACGGTTCCAACCCGTTGATCAAACAAACCACACCGGAAATTGGCACCAGCAAAAAAGGCACGATTGTGGTAAATCAGGAAACCATGCAAACTTCGAAAAAAGGTGTTTATGCTGGTGGCGACATTGTGACTGGTGGCGCAACCGTCATTTTGGCGATGGGTGCAGGTCGAACGGCGGCAAAGGCCATCCACGAAGAATTGATGAACGTCACGGTAAATGCAGAATAA
- a CDS encoding T9SS type A sorting domain-containing protein, with protein MKRLFQTILLGLLLFGWQSAYAAITSKAPSGSGTSGDPYLIANINNLYWLSQTKTEWNSEHYYKQTADIDASGTSSLDGGKGWTPIGEDGVFAKKFTGHYDGQGYTIDGLTINRPTENTTGLFGEAKGAEIKNIALTNVTVSGKNSTGGLVGSLTNSTTVSNCYVTGSVSSGNDEVGGLVGIINSSSVTECYSTCSVSGASDVGGLIGKNSSGTVTKSFWDKNTSGKTTSAGGTGKTTTQMKTIATFTAAGWSVLYAEGSLTGDWCLDVGGSVNDGYPVSALQYTGEPTNYGKSGAGDSDSNPYLIASFTNLCWIAADNSRWSKHYQQTANIDASLTSGWNSGAGWVPIGNSTTKFTGSYDGDNHTIDGVYINRVSYSDKYMGLFGYIDGATVENLGLTNVDITGYDYVGGLIASAESSSLTNDYVTGSVAGRRIFGGLLGECDNCILSDCYVTCSVNGTGDVVGGLSGYVNGASEISGCYSTGSVTGTSSIGGLIGSFGYSSTMTDCYATGNVTGSSAYVGGLAGFVIDNCSISSCYATGEVTGKSYTGGFVGHNNSSSHISNCYSTGNVSATGERVGGFVGNNNTSTISNSYSAGSVTNTAQYTGGLVGYCNGEVSYSYCLGRVSGTTRVGSLVGYNYRSSSISNAFWNSDTASVDGLSGIGDDAGTTTNTSGKSTEDLKIGCTFLAAGWDFKDETANGSDDNWTINGTDNSGYPALSFQGYSNSIPAICATAPTVGDGSQGSPYEIETFANLYWLSQNSDKWDKHYIQTADIDASATSGLDGGKGFTPIGKNTTTFSGSYDGQGHTIDNLFIKRDTDFGVSGFGLFGYTNGATIKNLGVTNVEITGRTQTGGLIGQANGSSILNSYTTGDISGLTNTGGLIGLLGNSSVNSSVSNSYSEVNVTITAPALCSAGFVGWNESSTISNCYATGSVTGSQYVGGFVGYNSGDVSDSYSIGAITGSSDIGGFIGHNDGGVVSNSFWDTETSGQANSAEGTGKTTAELQTACTYLSAGWDFQDETANGSDDDWTINDTDNGGYPALSFQGYTNTPPICSSAPSGSGTVGDPYLIATAGNLLWISEDAARWDKVYKQTADIDASATNGLDDGAGFTPIGNDATKFTGSYDGDGHTIDGLYINRSINNIGLFGYTDGATIKNLGLTNADITGNQCVGAFVGYHDNSASISECYVAGSISGSYSVGGLIGINDTSTVSNCYAMGSVSAASGANYGGVAAYNLGGSISKCYATNTVSGPSSVGGIVGTSYFGGTGATVTNSFWNSDNIDNASYGIGSPASNDGATGKTTAELQSEATFTGAGWDFSTPIWKIESGKNDGYPFLSWQTQSADTSGGESGEEVTIPAGNTDPKDIAGTGVTIQFTGANSVDLVLKVVKTESRPNIQGTLPGSVQNISPRYWSVEVVSGSVDGTYSITFDLTGVPGIYDCNTIYVLKRPDSSSPWEDVVADLGATIDRSKCPDSITVNGLTAFSEFVLGGEEDNPLPVELTSFSGASTNAGAVLNWKTASEIDNAGFVIYRDGVAIASYTNTSALEGQGTTSNTTSYNYTDSDVYLGESYTYKIVSVDISGTAYEYETTVSVEITEAVTSESETKAYEYALEQNYPNPFNPSTIIRFSLKQAGNTTLRVFDMLGREILSKQFTGNAGWNAYQFNASGLSSGMYYYQISSGSFVETKKMMLLK; from the coding sequence TTACCAACGTGACGGTTTCCGGTAAAAATTCTACGGGCGGATTGGTCGGTTCGCTAACCAACAGCACCACCGTTTCAAATTGCTACGTAACGGGCAGCGTTTCAAGCGGGAATGATGAAGTCGGGGGACTTGTCGGCATCATTAACAGCTCAAGCGTTACCGAGTGTTACAGCACGTGCAGCGTGAGCGGCGCTTCCGACGTCGGGGGGTTGATTGGTAAAAATTCAAGCGGCACGGTTACAAAATCATTTTGGGATAAAAATACTTCTGGCAAAACCACAAGCGCAGGCGGCACGGGCAAAACCACCACGCAAATGAAAACGATTGCGACCTTTACCGCAGCGGGGTGGAGCGTTTTATATGCCGAAGGAAGCTTAACCGGCGACTGGTGCCTTGATGTTGGCGGTTCGGTCAACGACGGTTATCCGGTTTCTGCCTTGCAATACACGGGCGAGCCGACCAACTACGGCAAGTCCGGCGCCGGCGATTCGGATTCAAATCCGTACCTCATTGCCTCGTTCACGAATCTTTGCTGGATTGCTGCGGACAACAGCCGTTGGAGCAAGCATTACCAACAAACCGCCAATATCGACGCGAGCCTTACCAGCGGTTGGAACAGCGGTGCAGGTTGGGTGCCGATTGGCAATAGCACCACAAAATTTACCGGCAGCTACGACGGCGACAATCACACGATTGACGGCGTTTATATCAATCGCGTGTCGTACTCGGACAAATACATGGGGTTGTTCGGCTATATAGACGGCGCAACCGTTGAAAATCTCGGCTTAACAAATGTCGATATTACGGGATACGATTATGTCGGCGGCTTAATTGCCAGCGCGGAGTCTTCATCTTTAACGAACGACTACGTTACGGGCAGTGTGGCAGGTAGAAGAATTTTCGGCGGCTTGCTTGGGGAATGCGATAATTGCATCCTATCCGATTGCTACGTAACATGCAGCGTGAATGGTACGGGCGATGTTGTCGGCGGCTTGAGCGGCTACGTGAATGGCGCTTCCGAGATATCGGGTTGTTACAGCACAGGCAGCGTGACCGGCACGAGCAGCATCGGCGGTTTGATCGGTTCGTTCGGTTATTCTTCTACGATGACCGACTGTTACGCAACCGGCAACGTAACCGGCTCATCGGCTTATGTCGGCGGCTTGGCCGGTTTTGTGATAGACAATTGCTCTATATCGAGCTGCTATGCAACAGGTGAGGTTACCGGCAAAAGCTATACGGGCGGATTCGTCGGGCATAACAATAGTTCTTCACACATTTCCAATTGTTATAGCACGGGCAATGTTTCCGCAACCGGCGAGAGAGTGGGCGGATTTGTCGGCAACAACAATACTTCTACCATATCGAACAGTTACAGCGCCGGCAGCGTTACAAACACGGCGCAATATACCGGTGGCCTTGTCGGTTACTGTAACGGCGAGGTATCATATTCATATTGCCTCGGTCGGGTTTCCGGGACAACCCGCGTCGGCTCGCTTGTGGGCTATAACTACAGAAGCTCTTCTATCTCCAATGCGTTTTGGAACAGCGATACCGCTTCCGTTGACGGGTTGAGCGGGATAGGCGACGATGCAGGGACAACCACCAACACAAGCGGGAAAAGCACCGAAGACTTGAAAATCGGATGCACATTCCTTGCCGCCGGTTGGGATTTTAAAGACGAAACCGCCAACGGTTCGGACGACAATTGGACCATCAACGGCACGGACAACAGCGGCTATCCCGCGCTCAGTTTTCAAGGCTATTCAAACTCGATTCCTGCAATTTGCGCAACCGCCCCGACCGTCGGCGACGGCTCGCAAGGTTCGCCTTACGAAATTGAGACGTTCGCCAATCTCTATTGGCTTTCACAAAATTCCGATAAGTGGGATAAACATTACATTCAAACTGCCGATATTGACGCCTCCGCAACTTCCGGCTTAGACGGCGGCAAAGGATTTACGCCCATCGGGAAAAACACGACCACATTTTCCGGCAGCTACGACGGGCAAGGCCACACGATTGACAATCTGTTTATCAAACGCGATACTGATTTCGGTGTATCTGGCTTCGGTTTATTTGGCTATACCAATGGAGCAACAATTAAAAACCTTGGCGTAACGAATGTAGAAATTACAGGCAGAACCCAAACAGGGGGGCTTATCGGCCAAGCCAATGGTTCAAGCATATTAAACAGCTACACAACCGGAGACATTTCAGGGTTAACCAATACAGGCGGACTTATTGGTCTACTAGGAAATAGCTCCGTTAATAGCTCCGTTTCAAATAGTTATTCCGAAGTCAATGTTACGATTACCGCCCCCGCGCTCTGCTCCGCAGGTTTTGTTGGTTGGAATGAATCATCAACTATTTCAAACTGTTATGCAACTGGCTCAGTCACGGGGTCACAGTATGTCGGTGGTTTCGTCGGCTATAATTCCGGCGATGTTTCCGACAGCTATTCCATTGGCGCAATTACTGGCTCGAGCGATATTGGCGGCTTTATAGGCCATAATGATGGCGGCGTTGTTTCCAATTCCTTCTGGGATACGGAAACTTCCGGCCAAGCGAACAGCGCGGAGGGAACGGGCAAAACCACCGCCGAACTTCAAACCGCTTGCACATACCTTTCGGCAGGCTGGGATTTTCAAGACGAAACCGCCAACGGTTCGGATGATGATTGGACCATCAACGACACGGACAACGGCGGCTATCCCGCGCTGAGCTTTCAGGGCTATACCAACACGCCGCCGATATGCTCAAGTGCGCCTTCGGGCAGCGGCACGGTGGGCGACCCATATTTGATTGCCACCGCAGGCAATTTGCTATGGATTTCCGAAGACGCTGCTCGCTGGGATAAAGTCTACAAACAAACCGCCGACATTGACGCAAGCGCAACGAACGGTTTAGACGACGGCGCGGGCTTTACGCCAATCGGCAACGACGCTACCAAATTTACTGGAAGTTATGACGGCGACGGCCACACGATTGACGGGCTTTATATCAATCGTTCAATCAACAATATTGGGTTGTTCGGATATACCGATGGCGCAACCATTAAAAATCTCGGCCTGACCAATGCCGATATTACGGGAAATCAATGTGTCGGCGCTTTCGTGGGATACCATGACAACAGCGCGAGCATCAGCGAATGCTATGTAGCGGGTAGCATTTCTGGTTCTTACAGTGTCGGCGGACTCATCGGCATAAACGACACCTCAACGGTCAGCAACTGTTATGCGATGGGTAGCGTTTCCGCCGCTTCCGGCGCAAACTACGGAGGAGTAGCCGCCTATAACTTAGGTGGGTCAATAAGCAAATGTTATGCTACGAATACAGTCTCAGGTCCATCGAGTGTCGGTGGGATTGTCGGGACGAGTTATTTCGGTGGCACAGGTGCCACAGTAACGAACTCGTTCTGGAACAGCGACAACATCGACAATGCCTCCTATGGCATTGGCTCGCCGGCTTCAAACGACGGCGCAACCGGCAAAACCACCGCCGAACTTCAATCCGAAGCCACTTTCACCGGTGCCGGTTGGGATTTTTCCACACCTATCTGGAAAATTGAATCCGGCAAAAACGACGGTTATCCCTTCCTAAGCTGGCAAACCCAAAGTGCGGATACCAGCGGCGGCGAGAGCGGCGAGGAAGTTACCATTCCTGCCGGCAACACCGACCCGAAAGACATTGCCGGTACGGGCGTTACGATTCAATTTACCGGCGCAAACTCCGTCGACCTTGTTTTAAAGGTCGTGAAAACTGAATCGCGTCCGAACATTCAAGGCACACTTCCGGGCTCGGTGCAAAACATTTCTCCGCGCTACTGGTCGGTTGAGGTCGTCTCCGGCTCGGTTGACGGGACTTACAGCATCACGTTTGATTTAACCGGCGTGCCGGGCATCTACGATTGCAACACGATTTATGTCCTTAAACGTCCTGATAGTAGCTCGCCATGGGAAGATGTTGTGGCAGACCTCGGCGCTACAATTGACCGGAGTAAATGCCCGGATTCCATCACGGTAAATGGCCTCACCGCGTTCTCCGAATTCGTTCTCGGCGGCGAAGAGGACAATCCGCTTCCGGTTGAACTCACAAGCTTCAGCGGCGCGTCCACAAACGCAGGCGCCGTTTTAAACTGGAAAACCGCTTCAGAGATAGATAACGCCGGCTTTGTCATCTATCGCGATGGCGTGGCAATTGCGTCTTATACCAACACTTCAGCTTTAGAAGGCCAAGGGACAACGAGCAACACCACGAGCTATAACTACACAGATTCGGACGTGTATCTTGGCGAAAGCTACACGTACAAAATTGTCAGTGTTGATATTTCGGGAACTGCCTATGAATACGAAACGACGGTAAGCGTGGAAATCACCGAAGCGGTCACGAGCGAGTCGGAAACGAAGGCTTACGAGTACGCGCTCGAGCAAAATTACCCGAATCCGTTCAACCCGAGTACGATCATTCGCTTTAGCCTGAAGCAAGCTGGAAACACAACACTACGGGTTTTTGACATGCTGGGTCGCGAAATTCTGAGCAAACAATTTACGGGCAACGCCGGTTGGAACGCGTATCAGTTCAACGCAAGCGGTTTATCAAGCGGCATGTATTATTACCAAATATCATCCGGCTCATTTGTGGAAACCAAGAAAATGATGCTTTTGAAATAA